One part of the Saprospiraceae bacterium genome encodes these proteins:
- a CDS encoding response regulator transcription factor, whose amino-acid sequence MSRIRYVVADDHQLYVKGFILLLQRIKCRFPLECIGEASNGQELLRLISPEHVDLLFLDLNLAENDAALLIPKLKELHSDLKILCISMYTDDKVVREALRKGADGYLSKNTGLDELANAIDAVMEGEMVLGSNIKITNPDKKTMNANVNLTRFNAKYQLTKREREILEQIAKGKSNRDISALLFISKDTVSVHRKNLMRKLNVKNASGLIKVAYEYNLI is encoded by the coding sequence ATGAGCAGGATACGTTACGTCGTAGCAGATGATCACCAACTATATGTTAAAGGTTTCATTTTGTTACTCCAACGGATCAAATGCAGATTCCCATTGGAATGCATTGGCGAAGCATCCAACGGACAAGAATTATTGCGTTTGATTTCTCCTGAACATGTGGATTTATTATTTCTGGATTTGAACTTGGCTGAAAATGATGCAGCCTTATTAATACCAAAATTGAAAGAACTGCATAGCGATCTAAAAATTTTATGTATCAGTATGTATACCGATGATAAAGTTGTTAGAGAAGCATTGCGAAAAGGTGCCGACGGGTATCTTTCTAAAAATACTGGACTCGACGAATTAGCAAATGCAATTGATGCAGTCATGGAAGGTGAAATGGTTCTTGGTTCAAATATCAAGATTACAAATCCTGATAAGAAAACCATGAATGCAAATGTAAATTTAACGCGATTTAATGCCAAATATCAATTGACAAAAAGAGAACGAGAAATTCTTGAACAAATTGCTAAAGGAAAATCCAATCGGGATATTTCAGCTTTACTATTTATAAGTAAAGATACAGTCAGTGTGCATAGAAAGAATCTGATGAGAAAACTAAATGTAAAAAATGCATCTGGTTTAATCAAAGTGGCATATGAATATAATTTAATTTGA
- a CDS encoding HYR domain-containing protein, whose protein sequence is MKLHCFTNLKFNVLLILTLFSTQLSFSQVNTCIEDFNNHSPIGPVSQAGNWHSVLSDLYFQTDPITLSPVLRASDASGGSYFSNITDYDLDWYAKFGGCQFCFDIRYDGGPNNPGLGFFPITIFQNGPVGNLNPNLAAISASFKVNVGIGNSWVRVCLPIEKSSGGNLPSNALGTWVGPTAAQWDNLIQNVDGVYIPVDFAGGSNPVENIYVDNFCFDKCPAPSLSCDNHINVSLDSNCCAIITPAMVVEGNYPLNCLKVVLKDKFGNIIPSSPRICGPYIGQTITYELVDTCTKNRCWGTLIVEDKLGPKIECENPDTVFCNNSGYNWTPPKVLDNCGGIVKTIIIADETTKYPCDSFCIARRKITYTYQDQYGNRSDTCMKIICYKKINFSDIVWPLDTMFSCEDWDTIPPPSISGVPMAGGYPLYPDWFLCKMAVSYEDQLIPICPKTFKVLRTWTVLDWCKRSPDNVYKHYQIVKVLDEKGPKLERVPDITVSTDVWSCTGTVIIPPPQISWECSDSVSIVVEYKINGKNGVLTFDGTNKNNVKRLPNGYYSVTGLALGLNLVIFHVTDQCGNTSESFTEVTVRDFVPPIAVCDQKTTVSLTIDGTAKIEALTFDDGSHDNCGLDYFEVKRMDNGYPCDSVRGIEWGPYVYFCCEDIGKTIMVSMRVWDKAGNSNTCMVEVEVQDKIAPVIFCPPHITISCEYDYPDLSVFGTVVTDINNQKAIVIKDPKVKFSGTAIDGYAYDGCGVTVIELPPVYALPCGKGTITRTWEATDPRGLKSRCSQIITVFDYNPDNVTVVWPRDTFSNSICTTKPDFNADNLGRPKVYGADKCNTMMINYVDQVFTLEPDACVKVLRKWTVIDWCIYQPNNPQTKGYWSWVQVIKVNNIIAPTFTTSCKDRTVAVFGPGCGGQVELKAKATDDCTDSIDLVWYHEVDLYNDGKSPGIEYLHSGPGADASNYYPIGTHKITFRVKDACGNESWCIFLINVIDGKLPTPYCIGNIVTTVMPSTKSIDIWAKDFNLNSEDNCTPKDSLKYYFLVNNILVPSLTLDCSNIGKNTLRVYVKDQAGNTDYCEVILDLQDPNKVCGNTNLSVGGKITTTDYRNMQDVTMVLERSNPIGTNQAYTDNQGAYSFVNLNKGSDFQIKASYNQNHINGVSTQDIIMIQKHILGIQLFDSPHKYIAADANNNGTITVADIAEIRKLVLGITDKFAKNESWRFVPQSYAFVEPNNPWPFEEKIKHQELLSSKNNNDFYAIKIGDVSGNASASGVQGTSSRSKEQYTMYLKEQDFVANQQIKVPVYASQGMHVSGMQMAFETDKSMELSDIANGKINISKEHFSSSNQSIKLSYTALEDIEIKEGDVLFYLLGKATLNGSIQSAIHLNQTTIQAEIYDANVQAKELRIERRKVGVTTNEISFELYQNVPNPFVDQTIISYEIPLTGEVKIQLSDITGKNIYKTNVQAFKGKNNFILDNKVKMLPGVYYLKLGYENKYKSLMLLKY, encoded by the coding sequence ATGAAACTGCATTGCTTTACAAATTTAAAATTTAATGTATTACTGATTCTTACATTATTTTCAACGCAACTTTCCTTTTCTCAGGTAAATACTTGTATTGAAGATTTTAACAACCATTCGCCAATCGGACCCGTTAGTCAGGCTGGAAATTGGCATTCCGTTTTATCTGATTTGTATTTTCAGACAGACCCTATCACCTTAAGTCCTGTGCTAAGAGCCAGTGACGCTTCGGGAGGGTCTTATTTTAGTAACATTACAGATTATGATTTGGATTGGTATGCAAAATTTGGAGGTTGCCAATTTTGTTTTGATATCAGATATGATGGAGGACCTAATAATCCAGGTTTAGGTTTTTTTCCTATTACAATATTTCAAAATGGACCTGTAGGAAATCTAAATCCAAACTTAGCAGCAATTTCTGCTAGTTTTAAAGTTAATGTTGGAATTGGAAATTCTTGGGTTCGAGTTTGTTTGCCAATTGAAAAATCAAGTGGAGGGAACCTACCTTCCAATGCATTAGGTACCTGGGTAGGTCCAACTGCAGCACAATGGGACAACTTGATTCAAAACGTAGATGGAGTTTATATCCCTGTAGATTTTGCAGGTGGTTCAAATCCTGTTGAAAATATTTACGTTGATAATTTTTGCTTTGATAAATGCCCAGCACCATCCTTATCCTGTGACAATCACATCAATGTATCCTTAGATTCAAATTGTTGTGCGATTATCACCCCTGCAATGGTGGTGGAAGGCAATTATCCATTAAATTGTTTGAAGGTAGTATTAAAAGATAAATTTGGCAATATAATACCAAGTTCACCAAGAATATGTGGCCCATATATTGGCCAGACGATTACCTATGAATTAGTAGATACTTGTACAAAAAATAGATGTTGGGGAACTTTAATCGTTGAAGATAAATTAGGACCAAAAATAGAATGTGAAAATCCGGATACAGTATTTTGTAATAATTCAGGCTATAACTGGACACCACCAAAAGTACTTGACAATTGTGGAGGTATCGTAAAAACAATTATTATAGCAGATGAGACGACAAAGTATCCTTGTGATTCTTTTTGCATAGCACGACGTAAAATTACCTATACATATCAGGATCAATACGGAAATCGCAGCGATACCTGCATGAAAATAATCTGTTACAAGAAGATTAATTTTTCTGATATCGTATGGCCACTAGATACTATGTTTTCATGTGAAGATTGGGATACGATCCCACCACCATCCATATCAGGAGTGCCAATGGCAGGAGGCTATCCGCTGTATCCAGATTGGTTTTTATGTAAGATGGCGGTGAGTTATGAAGATCAATTGATACCGATTTGTCCAAAAACATTTAAAGTATTACGGACGTGGACGGTATTGGATTGGTGTAAAAGATCACCTGATAATGTATATAAACATTATCAAATCGTAAAAGTATTAGATGAAAAAGGTCCTAAGTTAGAACGTGTACCTGACATAACCGTAAGCACGGATGTGTGGAGTTGTACAGGCACTGTAATAATCCCACCTCCTCAAATAAGTTGGGAATGTTCAGATAGTGTAAGCATCGTAGTAGAATATAAAATAAATGGAAAAAATGGAGTACTCACATTTGATGGTACCAATAAAAATAATGTAAAACGATTGCCAAATGGATATTATTCAGTGACTGGTTTAGCCCTTGGATTAAACTTGGTGATATTTCATGTCACAGACCAATGCGGGAATACATCAGAATCTTTTACAGAAGTTACTGTAAGAGATTTTGTACCACCGATCGCAGTTTGTGATCAAAAGACAACAGTATCCTTAACGATAGATGGAACAGCAAAAATAGAAGCATTGACATTTGATGATGGCTCCCATGATAATTGTGGATTAGATTATTTTGAAGTAAAGCGAATGGATAATGGATATCCATGTGATTCTGTAAGAGGAATAGAATGGGGTCCTTATGTATACTTTTGTTGTGAAGATATCGGAAAGACAATTATGGTATCGATGCGAGTCTGGGATAAAGCTGGAAATAGTAATACCTGTATGGTAGAAGTTGAAGTTCAGGATAAAATTGCACCCGTTATTTTTTGTCCACCACATATAACGATTAGTTGTGAATATGATTATCCAGATCTAAGTGTATTTGGAACCGTTGTAACAGATATTAATAATCAAAAGGCTATTGTTATCAAAGACCCGAAAGTAAAATTTAGCGGAACAGCTATTGATGGATATGCTTATGACGGATGTGGAGTAACAGTCATTGAATTGCCACCAGTTTATGCATTGCCGTGTGGAAAAGGAACCATCACAAGAACCTGGGAAGCAACAGATCCGAGAGGTCTTAAATCAAGATGTAGCCAAATTATTACAGTGTTTGATTATAATCCGGATAATGTAACGGTCGTGTGGCCAAGAGATACATTTAGTAATAGTATATGTACTACTAAACCAGATTTTAATGCAGATAATTTAGGAAGACCAAAAGTATATGGGGCGGATAAATGTAATACAATGATGATCAATTATGTGGATCAAGTATTTACATTGGAACCAGATGCATGTGTAAAAGTATTGAGAAAATGGACAGTAATTGACTGGTGTATTTACCAACCAAATAACCCACAGACAAAAGGTTATTGGAGTTGGGTACAAGTGATCAAAGTAAATAATATAATCGCACCTACCTTCACGACATCCTGCAAAGATCGGACGGTAGCAGTGTTTGGACCAGGATGCGGAGGTCAGGTAGAATTAAAAGCAAAGGCAACGGATGATTGTACCGATTCAATAGATTTAGTATGGTACCATGAAGTGGATTTATATAATGACGGCAAGTCACCGGGAATTGAGTATTTACATTCAGGTCCGGGAGCAGATGCATCCAATTATTATCCAATCGGAACCCACAAGATTACATTCAGAGTGAAAGATGCTTGTGGCAATGAAAGTTGGTGTATATTTTTAATAAACGTTATCGATGGTAAACTTCCAACGCCATACTGTATTGGAAATATTGTTACAACAGTAATGCCATCAACAAAGAGCATAGACATCTGGGCAAAAGACTTTAACCTGAATTCTGAAGACAATTGTACTCCAAAGGATAGTTTGAAATATTATTTTCTTGTGAATAATATATTAGTACCATCCTTAACATTGGATTGTTCGAATATTGGTAAAAATACTTTGCGGGTATATGTAAAAGATCAAGCTGGTAATACCGATTATTGCGAAGTAATTTTAGATTTACAAGATCCAAATAAAGTATGCGGAAATACCAATTTGAGTGTAGGTGGAAAGATTACGACAACAGATTACCGGAACATGCAAGATGTTACCATGGTTTTAGAAAGATCTAATCCAATTGGAACCAATCAGGCCTATACAGACAATCAAGGAGCATATAGTTTTGTCAATCTAAACAAAGGATCAGATTTTCAAATAAAAGCAAGTTATAATCAAAATCATATCAATGGTGTAAGTACACAGGATATTATAATGATTCAAAAACATATATTGGGTATCCAATTGTTTGATAGTCCGCATAAATATATTGCAGCAGATGCAAATAATAACGGTACAATTACAGTAGCTGATATTGCAGAAATCAGAAAACTTGTGCTAGGAATAACGGATAAATTTGCGAAAAATGAATCCTGGAGATTTGTACCTCAAAGCTATGCATTTGTAGAACCAAATAATCCATGGCCATTTGAAGAAAAGATTAAACATCAGGAATTGCTAAGTTCAAAGAACAACAATGACTTTTATGCAATCAAGATCGGCGATGTTAGTGGTAATGCAAGCGCAAGTGGTGTTCAAGGAACATCTTCAAGATCAAAGGAACAGTATACAATGTATTTAAAGGAACAAGATTTTGTGGCAAATCAACAAATTAAAGTGCCAGTATATGCATCTCAAGGTATGCACGTGTCAGGTATGCAGATGGCTTTTGAAACGGATAAATCGATGGAACTTTCTGATATTGCAAATGGAAAAATAAATATTAGTAAGGAACATTTTAGCAGCTCGAATCAGAGTATTAAATTGAGTTATACTGCGCTTGAAGATATTGAAATTAAAGAGGGAGATGTATTATTTTATTTGCTTGGAAAGGCTACATTGAATGGTAGCATACAAAGTGCAATACATTTAAATCAGACAACAATTCAAGCCGAGATTTATGATGCAAACGTACAAGCAAAAGAGCTTCGTATAGAGCGTAGAAAAGTTGGAGTGACCACAAATGAAATTTCATTTGAATTGTATCAAAATGTTCCAAACCCATTTGTTGATCAGACAATTATTAGTTATGAAATTCCATTGACAGGTGAAGTAAAAATTCAACTGAGTGATATCACAGGTAAGAATATTTACAAAACAAACGTACAAGCATTTAAAGGAAAGAATAACTTTATATTAGATAATAAAGTAAAAATGTTACCAGGGGTTTATTATTTAAAATTGGGTTATGAGAATAAGTACAAATCCTTAATGTTATTAAAGTACTAA
- a CDS encoding N(4)-(beta-N-acetylglucosaminyl)-L-asparaginase, with the protein MQKRRTFLSSAIVGFGTMSLADDILDFFREEQKVQKPLIIATWKNIKAVEAAWEVLKQGGSALNAVEAGARVPEADPLDTSVGYGGFPDREGKVTLDACIMDENGNAGSVVFLEEIMHAISVARLVMEKTPHVILAGAGAKKFALEHGFKQENLLTEHAKTEYKKWLIESKYEPKINVERHDTIGILGLDNAGNLSGACTTSGLAFKMHGRVGDSPIIGAGLYVDNEVGAATATGLGEAVIKKVGAFSIVEMMRHGMHPNKACKAAVKRLLTIKTKDEFQVGYIAVNKKGELGAWSLRPGFEASVITENGFQLIKAQSFFK; encoded by the coding sequence ATGCAGAAGAGGCGTACTTTTTTAAGTTCCGCTATAGTAGGATTCGGAACCATGAGTTTGGCAGATGATATTCTTGATTTTTTTCGAGAGGAGCAAAAAGTGCAGAAACCTTTAATCATTGCAACCTGGAAAAATATAAAAGCAGTTGAAGCAGCTTGGGAGGTTTTAAAGCAGGGTGGATCAGCATTAAATGCAGTGGAGGCTGGTGCGCGGGTTCCGGAAGCAGATCCATTAGATACATCCGTTGGTTATGGAGGCTTTCCAGATCGCGAAGGTAAAGTAACGCTGGATGCTTGTATTATGGATGAAAACGGAAATGCTGGTTCAGTGGTGTTCCTGGAAGAAATTATGCATGCTATTTCTGTTGCACGATTAGTGATGGAAAAGACTCCACATGTTATACTTGCAGGAGCTGGAGCTAAAAAATTTGCATTGGAGCATGGCTTCAAACAAGAGAATTTGTTAACAGAGCATGCAAAGACTGAGTATAAAAAATGGCTTATTGAATCAAAGTATGAACCAAAAATTAATGTCGAACGTCATGATACTATTGGAATCCTGGGCTTAGACAATGCAGGTAATTTATCCGGAGCCTGCACTACCAGCGGTTTAGCTTTTAAAATGCATGGTAGAGTGGGGGATTCTCCAATTATAGGAGCTGGTTTATACGTCGACAACGAAGTAGGTGCGGCGACAGCAACTGGTTTAGGAGAGGCGGTTATAAAAAAAGTCGGTGCATTTTCTATTGTTGAAATGATGCGCCATGGGATGCATCCCAATAAAGCTTGTAAAGCCGCCGTAAAACGTCTGCTTACAATAAAAACGAAGGATGAATTTCAGGTTGGCTATATAGCGGTCAATAAAAAGGGGGAACTTGGTGCCTGGTCTTTGAGGCCTGGATTTGAAGCATCTGTGATTACAGAAAATGGCTTTCAATTAATAAAAGCGCAGTCCTTTTTTAAGTAA
- a CDS encoding GH92 family glycosyl hydrolase encodes MMQLSPDTRLEGWDGCSGYHDSDSYIYGFSHTHLSGTGVPDYCDVLFMPGIGDSYFNNGFDGKAGYRSAFKKASEKANPGFYEVYLEKYKIQVQLTVGKRTGLHHYIFGESSGQWIMIDLKHRDPLILADFTNISDYAIEGFRNSTAWARNQKLYFKAIFNKKIINFKFSEDSLKLILFFENNGSRELYTQVGISAVDARGASENLASEFNKFDFKLQLQKTQEAWIAMLGRIEIQDTAIVEKTIFYSALYHTMIHPSLFQDVDGRYLGMDFKIHSTIADDHYTVFSLWDTYRSTHPLYQWIYPDFNSKFIRTFLRQYQECGHLPVWELAGNETWCMIGNHSIPVIANAFHHKVFDFDTLLAKEAIQNTILKGINTGMKFMQKGFIASNEESESVSKTIENSLDFAAAASIQCKGLENFSPESYKNLYNPESGFYQARWNNQFIQPFDPLEVNHHYTEANSYQYVFGAHHDIEGMKEMFMLSSKGKDKQTELKMRLDDLFFNSSEMTGRVQPDITGLIGQYAHGNEPSHHLAYLYNGAGVPQKTQELVRKIKTEFYKLSPDGLIGNEDCGQMSSWYVFSALGFYPVNSFDASYAIGIPSFENVIIKVPNRKPVELRTIKSNHNEYVQHFSINGNEVNSNFKIQFGDQIEFKLGPTSFTTGQFVNQDLRSKYLIQPYLKSGQRVFKDSTMVRLANVLNMPMEYCYDTNTSTHYLYDQPLNIKDETRLYFRIRDKYIKTAWLYSDFIRKPQGIQMNLWTEYANQYAASGKEALIDGLTGSMDFRDGIWQGYQGKDLKLQLEFSEERTWSHLGIRFLQDQSPWIMMPSQVEFKISEDGKHFERIDLIKNTIAQKTEGAILYEFKTEQNFRCRFIQIIAKNSGLLPDWHPGAGGATWLFADEIIIK; translated from the coding sequence ATGATGCAATTAAGTCCGGACACAAGATTAGAAGGTTGGGATGGGTGTTCTGGGTATCATGATAGTGATTCTTATATTTATGGTTTTAGTCATACCCACCTTTCAGGTACGGGTGTTCCGGATTATTGTGATGTATTATTTATGCCAGGAATAGGCGATTCCTATTTTAATAATGGTTTTGATGGAAAGGCTGGATATCGGTCTGCATTTAAAAAGGCATCAGAAAAAGCAAATCCTGGATTTTATGAAGTGTATTTGGAAAAATACAAAATACAGGTACAATTAACAGTTGGAAAACGAACAGGATTGCACCACTATATATTTGGTGAGTCTTCGGGTCAATGGATAATGATCGATTTGAAACATAGAGATCCATTGATTCTTGCGGATTTTACAAATATTTCAGATTATGCAATAGAGGGCTTTAGAAATTCAACTGCCTGGGCGCGAAATCAGAAACTATATTTTAAAGCAATATTCAATAAAAAAATTATCAACTTTAAATTTAGTGAGGATTCCTTAAAGCTTATTTTGTTTTTTGAAAATAATGGCTCCAGAGAGTTGTACACGCAGGTTGGAATTTCTGCAGTAGATGCCAGAGGTGCTTCTGAAAATTTAGCTTCTGAGTTTAATAAATTTGACTTCAAACTGCAATTACAAAAGACACAGGAAGCTTGGATTGCCATGTTAGGTCGAATTGAAATTCAAGATACAGCGATTGTTGAAAAAACAATTTTTTATTCAGCCCTTTACCATACGATGATTCATCCTAGTCTATTTCAGGATGTAGATGGTCGATATCTCGGAATGGATTTTAAAATTCATTCCACGATAGCTGATGACCATTATACTGTTTTTTCATTATGGGATACATATCGTTCTACACATCCATTATACCAATGGATTTATCCGGACTTTAATTCAAAATTTATTCGAACGTTTTTAAGGCAATATCAGGAATGTGGACATTTACCAGTGTGGGAACTTGCTGGTAATGAAACCTGGTGTATGATTGGAAATCATTCAATACCCGTAATTGCAAATGCTTTTCATCATAAAGTTTTTGATTTTGATACCTTGTTAGCAAAAGAAGCAATTCAAAATACCATTCTTAAAGGAATAAATACTGGAATGAAATTTATGCAAAAAGGGTTTATTGCATCCAACGAAGAATCAGAATCTGTTTCAAAAACAATAGAGAATAGTTTGGATTTTGCCGCGGCTGCTTCCATTCAATGTAAAGGCTTGGAAAATTTTAGTCCGGAGTCATATAAAAATTTATATAATCCTGAATCTGGTTTTTATCAAGCAAGATGGAATAACCAATTCATTCAACCGTTTGATCCATTGGAGGTAAATCATCATTATACAGAAGCAAATTCATATCAATATGTTTTTGGTGCACATCACGATATTGAAGGAATGAAGGAAATGTTTATGTTATCATCCAAAGGAAAGGATAAACAGACAGAATTAAAAATGCGGCTTGATGATTTGTTTTTTAATTCTTCTGAAATGACCGGAAGAGTCCAACCAGATATTACAGGATTAATTGGTCAATACGCACACGGAAATGAACCCAGTCATCATTTGGCTTATTTGTATAATGGTGCCGGAGTCCCGCAAAAAACGCAAGAACTTGTTAGAAAAATTAAAACCGAGTTTTATAAGCTATCTCCAGATGGATTAATTGGAAATGAAGACTGTGGACAAATGTCGTCCTGGTATGTTTTTAGTGCCTTAGGATTTTATCCAGTGAATTCTTTTGATGCAAGCTATGCTATAGGAATTCCGAGTTTTGAGAATGTAATTATTAAAGTTCCAAATAGAAAGCCAGTTGAATTAAGGACCATTAAATCAAATCATAATGAGTATGTGCAGCACTTTTCTATTAATGGGAATGAAGTAAATTCTAATTTCAAAATTCAATTTGGTGATCAAATTGAATTTAAATTGGGACCTACCTCCTTTACAACTGGGCAATTTGTCAATCAAGATTTACGATCAAAGTATTTAATTCAACCTTACCTTAAATCAGGTCAACGTGTATTTAAGGATAGTACCATGGTAAGATTGGCAAACGTATTAAATATGCCGATGGAGTATTGTTATGATACCAATACGAGTACTCATTATTTATACGACCAGCCTTTAAATATTAAAGATGAAACCAGACTTTACTTTCGAATTCGGGATAAATATATAAAGACAGCTTGGTTATATTCAGATTTTATTAGAAAACCACAGGGAATTCAAATGAATTTATGGACTGAATATGCAAATCAATATGCGGCTAGTGGTAAAGAAGCATTGATCGATGGATTAACGGGAAGTATGGATTTCCGGGATGGAATATGGCAAGGATATCAGGGAAAAGATTTAAAACTACAATTAGAATTTTCGGAAGAAAGAACATGGAGTCATCTTGGAATCCGATTTCTACAAGATCAAAGTCCTTGGATTATGATGCCGTCACAAGTTGAATTTAAAATATCAGAAGACGGAAAGCATTTTGAACGGATTGATTTAATAAAAAATACAATTGCTCAAAAAACGGAAGGTGCAATTCTCTATGAATTTAAGACAGAACAAAATTTTCGTTGTAGGTTTATACAAATTATTGCTAAAAATTCAGGTTTATTACCAGATTGGCATCCTGGTGCTGGGGGTGCAACTTGGTTGTTTGCTGATGAAATCATCATAAAATAG